The Herpetosiphon gulosus nucleotide sequence ATGCTGCGGCACGTGCTCAAGGCCTCAGTGTTGGCGATGATGTAGTATTGACTTCCGATGTGATGGAATCGGCAGGTGTGCGGACAATCCTCAGCCAACACGATCTGCTAAGCGAACCTTTCACTCACAATCTCAAAGGCATATCGCAAGTATTTACGCTCTATCGGCTGATGCCAATGGCTCAACGCGAGCATCGAGCATAGAAAATGAGATAGCAGGCACGATTGTTAATGTCGTAAACAATTTTGATCAGGCTAAATGGCAATCGCGTTTTGGCCAATATCGAAATACCTAAATTCTATATTGTGATTGAGAGAGTGTGCTATGACAACCGATCTGTTGCAGACTGCCCGCCATGCATTGCAAGACCATAATTATCCCTTAGCTCAACAGCAATTGATTACACTTGTGCGTGCTAATCCTCAAAATGGCGAAGCATGGTGGCATTTAGCACAAACGTTTGATGACCCCCTAAAACGCCAAGATTGTTTGGAGCGTGCTCAGCGTCATGGCTACTCACCACCAGGAGCGATAGCCGAACCTGAAATCATTTTGCCATGGGAACAAACTGATGCATGGAATAGCCCTATGCCAGTGCCTAATCCCTCAACTGCGGTTGCGCCACCACAGCCAAGCAGTTCTGGGGCTGCTAATCCGAGCCAGCCAGCACCAAGTGCTGCGCATCAGTTGCCAGCTGCACCACCCTACCCAACGCTTAAACCAGCCGATCTACGCCAAATTGTCAGTATTCTGAAAAGCCCAGTATCACGAGATCAGCAAGTTCAGTCGGTTATGGGCATGTTTCATTGCTCTGTTGAGCATGCAGATACGCTCTTGCAAGGGGTTGCTTACCACTACCCTGAGCAGTTTGCTAGCCCAATTAAGCGCAACCTCTATAGAATCTCGCTTGAAGCGGCTAGTGTTCTTTTAGGTGTGATATTGATACTGATTGCGGGCTTTTTGATGTTCAATCCAGACCGGACTTCTAGCCTTAAATGGCCAGTTCGCCTGTTTTTCGTGGGCATCTTTATTACGCTGACCGCATCCTATCGCGTATTTAGGCTGATGTATAACACTCCTGAACAGTAGTCGTGGCACAGCATTTGCTTTTATAGAATTGTGTAAAAGACAGATAGTTGTAGTGATAACAAAGGAGTTAGCAATGAGTAACTTAGGCGAACGGATTAAAGGTAAAGCTGAAGAAATATATGGCGATGCCAAAGAACGGCTTGGCGATGCCTTAGATAACGAACAAATGCAAGCTGAAGGCCGCGCAACCGAACTCAAAGGCGAAGCTCGCCAAGAGGCCGCCAAAGCCGCCGAACGGCTCGGTGGTATGACCGATGAAGCCAAAGGCAACCTCAAACAAGTAGCTGGCGATTTGTTGAACAACGAACAAATGCAAGCTGAAGGCATCGCTGAAGAGCTTAAAGGCGAAGCCCGCCGTAAAGCCAACCAATAAGCTATCAACGACTCCCTAGCAATAGCTCACCTAACGCCACCATGAATTGGTGGCGTTAGGCTTTTATGGTGATTTTGGCTGTAGTACCCGCCCAAAATGCCACCATTGTGGCTCTATCTCAGGTAGAGTAAAACAAATGGAGGCATCTATGAATCGTTCAAGCTCATTCTTAGCCTTGTTAATCGTGGCAATCTTGCTGATTCCAACAGCATCACAAGCAACCACCACCACTCCAACTCGGCACTTTATCGATCAGCCTTGGCTAAACCTTTATTACACAAATTTGGTATGGGAAGATACTGGCAAATGTCGCGCAATGTTTCGCGTGAAAGCCAGCGATTTGTGCACCCACGGCCCTGATTCGCCTGAATCGCAAATTGTCGAAAGCTGGGCTAATCAATTAATTAATCCTAACAATCAAATACATGTGTCAATAGAGCAATCATCCCAACCTTGCCTTGACGATAGTACCAACGACTATCGAACTCAAGTTTTATATGTGCGGGCTAGCAATGCCCAAGACAACAGCACGATCATCGCGCCGGTTTTACGCAAGCATTTATTGAGCGTTGATGAAATTTATAACCAAAGTGCCCAACTCACCAGTGGCCAACGCCATATTCGCTGGCAACTCAACCAAGCCTGCCAAATTGATGTCCAGCACGTGGTCATTCCACCAGCAGCTGATGACGATTTTGGGGCAACGATCAATGCTGTGGCTGCCCAAGGGTTTAACCGTGATGATCGTAAATATTTGATGTTTGTGGAAGCACGCTATTACTGTGGGATTGCCACGGTGCAGCATGATACCCAACCAAGCAACGCCAATTTGAATAACCACAGCGTGGCCTATGCACGGATTGACGCTGGCTGTTGGAATGTTCGCGTAGTTGCTCACGAACATATGCATATGATTGGCGGGGTTCAGCCAAGTGCGCCACATACAACCAATAGTTGGCATTGCACCGACGAATGGGACATTATGTGCTACTCCGATGCCCCGTCGTATCCAGAGCTAGAAATTGCCTGCCCTGAGCACAGCATTCGCGATATTTTCGATTGTGGTAATGATGATTATTTTCATACCAACCCAGCCGCCGATAATTACCTCGCCAGCAATTGGAATAGCGCC carries:
- a CDS encoding CsbD family protein, which codes for MSNLGERIKGKAEEIYGDAKERLGDALDNEQMQAEGRATELKGEARQEAAKAAERLGGMTDEAKGNLKQVAGDLLNNEQMQAEGIAEELKGEARRKANQ